One region of Molothrus aeneus isolate 106 chromosome 1, BPBGC_Maene_1.0, whole genome shotgun sequence genomic DNA includes:
- the LOC136564944 gene encoding epidermal retinol dehydrogenase 2-like, translated as MNFFLETLKMIVLLVYYLLESLVLLVVPGRKKNVSGEIILITGAGSGIGRLLAVKFASLGATLVLWDINQEGLNCTVRQVKEKGAARVHSYVCDCSKRQDIYRVADQVKKEVGDVSILINNAGIVVGKRFLDSPDSLVEKTMEVNTIAHFWTYKAFLPAMIAANHGHLVSIASCAGLCGTSQIADYCASKFAAIGFAESIDIEMRNLRKTGVKTTIVCPYVINTGMFDGIKSKWPRLLPVLDPEYVAERIIRAVRQNQEVLFIPRIVYIFYFLRSFLPVKAAILFLDYFGLSDLMNTFKGRPKKE; from the exons ATGAACTTCTTCctggaaacattaaaaatgaTTGTACTTCTTGTTTACTACTTACTGGAGTCACTGGTACTCTTGGTTGTTCCTGGACGGAAGAAGAATGTTAGTGGTGAAATCATATTAATAACAGGAGCAGGAAGTGGCATTGGAAGACTCTTAGCGGTGAAGTTTGCCAGCCTTGGAGCCACGCTGGTCCTCTGGGATATTAATCAAGAGGGGCTCAACTGCACAGTAAGACAGGTCAAGGAAAAAGGAGCAGCAAGAGTACACTCTTATGTCTGTGACTGTAGCAAAAGACAGGATATCTACAGAGTAGCTGACCAG GTTAAAAAAGAAGTTGGCGATGTCAGCATCTTGATCAACAATGCTGGTATTGTAGTTGGGAAGAGATTTCTTGATTCTCCAGATTCACTTGTAGAAAAAACCATGGAAGTGAACACAATAGCACACTTCTGG ACTTACAAAGCCTTCCTCCCAGCAATGATTGCTGCTAACCACGGACACTTGGTTAGCATAGCAAGCTGTGCAGGACTGTGTGGAACCAGTCAGATTGCAG attaCTGTGCAAGTAAATTTGCAGCAATTGGTTTTGCAGAGTCAATTGATATAGAGATGAGAAATCTGAGAAAGACTGGTGTTAAAACCACAATTGTGTGTCCTTACGTGATAAACACGGGAATGTTTGATGGTATTAAATCCAA GTGGCCACGTCTGCTTCCTGTTCTGGACCCAGAGTACGTGGCCGAGAGGATAATCAGGGCTGTTCGGCAGAACCAAGAAGTCCTGTTTATACCACGCattgtttatattttctattttttaagaaG CTTCCTGCCAGTGAAAGCAGCAATTCTCTTTTTAGACTACTTTGGACTCAGTGATTTAATGAATACCTTCAAAGGTCGACCAAAGAAGGagtga